One Aegilops tauschii subsp. strangulata cultivar AL8/78 chromosome 7, Aet v6.0, whole genome shotgun sequence genomic window carries:
- the LOC109787111 gene encoding uncharacterized protein: MSLLAHLIDAHSWPVHTIRYGTHLGLGVRALEPRVLLVAAEEDEAVFILAIGALGPTRAVSVVCVRANGEAGQQYGLKLWAHASNERAITLDCEVTSSAAPGEVAVETVEFLTVPPAMMTGPQADKEMVITVCIDKSF; this comes from the coding sequence ATGAGCCTCCTCGCCCACCTCATCGACGCGCACTCCTGGCCCGTGCACACCATCCGCTACGGCACGCACCTCGGGCTCGGCGTTCGGGCGTTGGAGCCGCGGGTCCTGCTCGTCGCGgcggaggaggacgaggccgtgTTCATCCTGGCCATCGGCGCGCTCGGGCCGACCAGGGCCGTCTCGGTGGTGTGCGTCAGGGCCAACGGCGAGGCGGGGCAGCAGTACGGGCTCAAACTCTGGGCGCACGCCAGCAACGAGCGCGCCATCACACTGGACTGTGAAGTCACCAGCAGCGCTGCGCCGGGCGAGGTCGCCGTGGAGACGGTGGAGTTCTTGACGGTGCCGCCGGCCATGATGACTGGACCTCAGGCGGACAAGGAGATGGTCATCACTGTTTGCATTGACAAGAGCTTCTGA
- the LOC109787116 gene encoding uncharacterized protein: MVVKHMMHGPCGALNPKNVCMQENGCKCRYPRPFNENTTQGKDSYPVYQRRDDGRRAKVRGKMLDNRWVVPYNPYLLRMFNCHINVEVCSSIKAVKYLYKYIYKGHDKASFSIDQPDADGNIDEIKRYVDARWVTPPEAMWRIFGFPLCANYPPVLQLPLHIPNMHRVAFNVQADLKNVVASENASKSMLTEYFKANQEHPRARHILYKDFPESFTWQKKKKFWKLRVERFQIGHIVSANPAKGERYYLRVLLNHVTGKTSFDDLLTVDGVLCGSFREAAGRLGLIEADNMLDDCLNEAEQWAMPCSLRRLFATILVHREPGDVRGLWDRHFEPMSDDYRRSRTSPDKVEQMVLLDIRGMLQSMGKDIVDFALPSIDDAFDPTKGEAREVIEESTVEFDVDDTKLASSLNLEQRAAYDKILGAVERGDGGVFFVDGPGGTWKTFLYRAMLAKVSSEGKIGIATATSGVVASIMPGGRTAHSRFKIPLSCDDGASCSFTKQSGTAKLLRMASLIIWDEASMTKRQAVKALDNSMRDIMGIRDRPFGRKTVVFGGDFRQVLPVVRRGSRGQIIDATLRSSHLWKGMRQLRLITNMRAHNDTWFADYLLRVGNVTEDVDDRGNILLPEEICLASTGEVDDLEKLIDHMFPSLDDNMSDSNYMTSQAILSTTNDNVDKINIRMIERFHGDEVIYHSFDSAEDDPYGYHAQEFLNGLTPNGLPPHALKLKLNCHVILLMNIDPANGLCNGTRLVVRGFERSTIDAEIVIGQHAGRRVFLPRIPLCPSENDMFPFKFKRKQFPIRLSFAMTINKAQGQTIPIVGVYLPNPVFSHGQLYVALSRATAKRNIKILIQKEKPKEKANKLKDNPKKRKRPTVSLLTSMKNIVYKEVLTG, encoded by the coding sequence ATGGTGGTAAAACATATGATGCACGGACCATGCGGTGCTCTCAACCCGAAGAATGTTTGCATGCAAGAAAACGGATGCAAGTGCAGATACCCACGGCCGTTCAATGAGAACACAACACAGGGGAAGGACTCATACCCAGTTTATCAGCGTAGAGACGATGGAAGACGTGCTAAGGTCCGAGGGAAGATGTTGGACAACAGATGGGTTGTGCCTTATAACCCATACCTTCTGCGGATGTTCAATTGCCACATCAACGTTGAGGTCTGCTCTAGCATAAAGGCCGTCAAATATCTTTACAAGTACATTTACAAGGGCCATGATAAGGCTTCTTTCAGCATCGACCAGCCCGACGCCGATGGTAACATTGATGAGATCAAGAGATACGTTGACGCAAGGTGGGTCACCCCTCCGGAGGCTATGTGGAGGATATTTGGCTTCCCACTTTGCGCCAATTACCCGCCTGTCTTGCAGTTGCCTCTTCATATCCCGAATATGCACAGGGTTGCATTCAATGTGCAGGCTGACTTGAAGAATGTTGTCGCCTCCGAAAATGCTTCAAAATCCATGTTAACGGAGTATTTCAAGGCTAACCAGGAACACCCTCGGGCTAGGCATATATTGTACAAGGATTTTCCCGAAAGCTTTACGTGGCAGAAGAAAAAGAAGTTTTGGAAGCTGCGCGTCGAGCGTTTTCAAATAGGTCACATCGTGTCTGCCAATCCTGCCAAGGGGGAGCGATACTACCTACGTGTGTTGCTAAACCATGTTACGGGCAAAACATCCTTCGACGACTTGCTCACCGTGGACGGCGTGCTATGTGGGAGCTTTAGAGAGGCTGCTGGAAGGTTGGGACTCATCGAGGCAGACAACATGCTCGACGACTGTCTTAATGAGGCTGAGCAGTGGGCGATGCCATGTTCTCTTAGGAGGCTCTTCGCAACCATCTTGGTGCACCGCGAGCCAGGCGACGTGCGTGGTTTATGGGATCGGCACTTCGAGCCTATGTCAGATGACTATCGTCGATCACGCACGTCCCCTGACAAGGTGGAGCAGATGGTGTTGCTTGACATTAGGGGTATGTTGCAGTCCATGGGTAAAGACATTGTTGATTTCGCTCTTCCAAGCATAGATGATGCGTTTGACCCAACCAAGGGCGAGGCAAGAGAGGTCATCGAGGAATCAACCGTTGAGTTTGACGTGGATGACACTAAATTGGCATCTTCCCTGAACTTGGAGCAGAGGGCCGCATACGACAAGATACTAGGGGCTGTTGAGCGCGGTGATGGGGGTGTATTCTTTGTTGATGGCCCTGGAGGTACATGGAAGACCTTCCTATACAGGGCGATGCTTGCCAAGGTGAGCAGCGAGGGCAAGATTGGTATCGCTACCGCAACGTCGGGCGTCGTCGCTTCTATCATGCCTGGCGGCAGGACTGCCCACTCGAGGTTCAAGATCCCATTGAGTTGCGATGATGGAGCCTCGTGCAGCTTCACCAAGCAGAGTGGGACCGCCAAGCTGCTAAGGATGGCCTCATTGATAATATGGGACGAGGCCAGCATGACGAAGCGACAAGCGGTCAAGGCATTGGACAATAGCATGCGCGACATCATGGGAATACGCGACCGGCCCTTTGGACGAAAGACTGTTGTTTTTGGCGGGGACTTTAGGCAGGTGCTTCCGGTCGTCAGAAGGGGGTCGCGGGGCCAGATAATTGATGCAACCCTCCGAAGTTCTCATCTATGGAAGGGTATGCGGCAGCTTCGGCTCATCACCAACATGAGGGCTCATAATGACACGTGGTTTGCCGATTACTTGCTAAGGGTCGGCAATGTCACTGAGGATGTCGACGATCGAGGGAACATACTACTCCCTGAAGAGATTTGTCTGGCGTCTACAGGCGAggttgacgacctggagaagctTATTGACCACATGTTTCCGAGTCTAGATGACAACATGTCTGATTCGAATTACATGACATCTCAAGCAATCCTTTCCACGACAAACGACAATGTTGACAAGATAAACATCCGCATGATAGAGCGTTTTCATGGAGATGAAGTAATCTACCATAGCTTTGACAGTGCGGAGGACGACCCATATGGCTACCACGCTCAGGAGTTTCTGAATGGATTGACTCCAAACGGTCTTCCTCCGCATGCACTAAAGCTAAAGCTGAACTGCCATGTCATACTTCTAATGAACATTGATCCAGCTAATGGACTGTGTAACGGCACTAGGCTTGTTGTTAGAGGTTTTGAGAGGAGCACCATTGATGCAGAAATCGTGATTGGACAACACGCTGGCAGGAGGGTCTTCCTTCCTCGAATACCTCTTTGCCCATCTGAAAACGACATGTTTCCGTTCAAGTTTAAGAGGAAGCAATTTCCTATAAGGCTTAGCTTTGCTATGACCATTAACAAGGCTCAAGGGCAGACCATCCCGATTGTTGGTGTCTACCTACCCAATCCCGTGTTCTCTCATGGTCAGCTCTATGTTGCTTTGTCTCGAGCCACCGCGAAGAGAAACATAAAGATACTCATTCAGAAGGAGAAGCCGAAGGAGAAGGCCAACAAGCTAAAGGACAATCCAAAGAAGCGAAAAAGACCGACCGTGTCCTTACTGACCTCGATGAAGAACATCGTCTACAAGGAAGTCCTTACAGGCTGA